In one window of Hymenobacter nivis DNA:
- a CDS encoding nucleoside permease, producing MTTKLRLIVMSFLQFFIWGSWLITIGAYWFQTKHWSGAQFGAIFSTMGIAAIFMPSLMGIVADKWVNAEKLYGVLHLLGGVVLFTVPLVDNPSTMFWVMLLNMICYMPTLALSIAVAYSALKREGRDVLKDYPPIRVWGTIGFVVALWTVSLLHFETSANQFYVASAASFLLGLYSFTLPKCPPQLGSGPSKSLVDSLGLRSFTLLKDRKMAVFFGFALLLGGALQLTNAYGDTFLHDFATAPAYKNTLAVRYPAIIMSISQISETLFILAIPFFFKRFGIKQVMLFSMVAWVLRFGLFAYGDPGTGLWMIVLSCIVYGMAFDFFNISGSLFVENQADPTMRASAQGLFMMMTNGFGAVLGSSLSGVMIQKYFTYADGAKDWHGIWLTFALYALGIAVLFFFLFKHEHEPQPTESVPAGLLSVEQA from the coding sequence ATGACCACCAAGCTGCGCCTTATCGTGATGAGTTTTCTCCAGTTTTTCATCTGGGGTTCGTGGCTGATAACCATTGGGGCGTACTGGTTTCAAACCAAGCACTGGTCGGGGGCGCAGTTCGGCGCCATCTTTTCCACGATGGGCATTGCTGCCATCTTCATGCCCTCGCTGATGGGCATCGTCGCCGATAAATGGGTGAACGCCGAGAAGCTCTACGGCGTGCTGCACCTGCTGGGCGGCGTGGTGCTTTTCACCGTGCCCCTGGTCGATAATCCTTCGACTATGTTTTGGGTGATGCTGCTGAACATGATTTGCTACATGCCCACCCTGGCGCTGTCGATTGCCGTGGCCTACTCGGCGCTCAAAAGAGAAGGACGGGACGTGCTCAAGGACTACCCACCCATCCGTGTCTGGGGCACCATTGGGTTCGTCGTGGCGCTCTGGACCGTCAGCCTGCTGCACTTCGAAACGTCCGCAAACCAGTTTTACGTTGCGTCGGCGGCCTCCTTTTTGTTGGGCCTGTACTCTTTCACGCTGCCTAAGTGCCCGCCGCAACTGGGCAGTGGCCCGAGCAAAAGCCTGGTCGATTCCCTGGGACTGCGGTCATTCACGCTGCTCAAAGACCGCAAAATGGCGGTATTCTTTGGCTTCGCCCTGCTGCTGGGCGGGGCGTTGCAGCTCACCAATGCCTACGGCGACACCTTTTTGCACGACTTCGCCACTGCGCCCGCCTACAAAAACACGCTGGCAGTGCGGTACCCGGCCATCATCATGTCCATCTCCCAGATTTCGGAGACGCTGTTCATCCTGGCCATTCCCTTCTTCTTCAAGCGTTTCGGCATTAAGCAGGTGATGCTGTTCAGCATGGTAGCCTGGGTGCTGCGCTTCGGTCTGTTTGCCTATGGCGACCCCGGCACCGGCCTGTGGATGATTGTTTTATCGTGCATCGTGTACGGTATGGCTTTCGACTTTTTTAATATTTCCGGCTCGCTATTCGTCGAAAACCAAGCCGACCCTACCATGCGGGCCAGTGCCCAGGGCCTGTTTATGATGATGACCAACGGGTTCGGGGCCGTACTGGGCAGTTCGCTCAGCGGCGTGATGATTCAGAAATACTTTACCTACGCCGACGGGGCTAAAGACTGGCACGGCATCTGGCTGACGTTTGCGCTGTACGCGCTGGGCATCGCCGTGTTATTCTTCTTTCTGTTCAAACACGAACACGAGCCGCAACCCACCGAAAGCGTGCCCGCTGGGTTACTTTCCGTTGAACAAGCGTAG
- a CDS encoding superoxide dismutase, producing the protein MAFELPKLPYAYDALEPTFDAQTMEIHYTKHHQAYVTNLNAAIAGTAMESQSIEEILHNIAAAPPAVRNNGGGHWNHSLFWTVLSPNGGGQPTGAVAEAITKAFGSYEKFKEEFTKAATTRFGSGWAWLCKQADGSLQICSTPNQDNPLMPDTGCKGMPILGLDVWEHAYYLKYQNRRPDYVAAFFNLINWDEVNKRFAAA; encoded by the coding sequence ATGGCTTTCGAACTGCCCAAGCTGCCCTACGCCTACGACGCGCTGGAACCCACGTTTGACGCACAAACGATGGAGATTCACTACACGAAGCACCACCAGGCCTACGTTACGAACCTGAACGCTGCCATTGCCGGCACAGCGATGGAGAGCCAATCCATTGAAGAGATTTTGCACAACATTGCGGCCGCGCCGCCCGCGGTGCGCAACAACGGCGGCGGCCACTGGAACCACTCGCTGTTCTGGACCGTCCTCTCGCCTAACGGCGGCGGACAGCCCACCGGGGCGGTGGCCGAGGCCATCACCAAAGCGTTCGGTAGCTACGAGAAGTTCAAGGAAGAATTCACCAAAGCCGCCACCACGCGCTTTGGCTCGGGCTGGGCCTGGCTGTGCAAGCAGGCCGACGGCTCGCTGCAAATCTGCTCGACGCCCAACCAGGACAACCCGCTGATGCCCGACACCGGCTGCAAGGGCATGCCCATTTTGGGCCTCGACGTGTGGGAGCACGCCTACTACCTGAAGTACCAAAACCGCCGGCCCGACTACGTCGCCGCTTTTTTCAACCTCATCAACTGGGACGAGGTGAACAAGCGCTTCGCGGCCGCGTAA
- a CDS encoding nucleoside deaminase — MTDDDFMAQALQEARAALAAGEIPIGAVVVLENKIIGRGHNQTERLRDVTAHAEMLALTAAANHLGNKYLADCTLYVTVEPCVMCAGASAWAQLRAVVYGAEELKTGFRRHGPLLHPRTELRGGVRGPECAALIQSFFRAKRR, encoded by the coding sequence ATGACCGACGACGACTTCATGGCCCAGGCCCTGCAAGAAGCCCGCGCGGCGCTGGCGGCCGGCGAAATTCCCATCGGGGCGGTGGTGGTGCTGGAAAACAAAATTATTGGCCGGGGCCACAACCAGACTGAGCGCCTGCGCGACGTGACAGCCCACGCCGAGATGCTGGCCCTGACGGCCGCCGCCAACCACCTGGGCAATAAATACCTGGCCGATTGCACCCTCTACGTGACCGTGGAGCCCTGCGTGATGTGCGCCGGGGCTAGCGCCTGGGCCCAGCTGCGGGCCGTGGTGTACGGAGCTGAAGAGCTGAAAACCGGGTTTCGGCGGCACGGGCCCCTGCTGCACCCGCGCACCGAGCTGCGCGGCGGCGTGCGGGGCCCCGAGTGCGCCGCATTAATTCAGTCGTTTTTCCGCGCCAAGCGTAGATAA
- the aspS gene encoding aspartate--tRNA ligase: MLRTHTCGELRAEHIGQTVTLCGWVQRTRDKGGIAWVDLRDRYGLTQLALEEGVETDAVREQARHLGREYVVQVTGQVAERYSKNDKLPTGDIEIRVEKLDVLNPAKLPPFLIEDDTDGGDDLRMKYRYLDLRRNPVRNNLMLRHRMAQAVRRYLDGQDFIEVETPVLIKSTPEGARDFVVPSRMNPGEFYALPQSPQTFKQLLMVSGFDRYFQIVKCFRDEDLRADRQPEFTQIDCEMSFVTQEDILNTFEGLVRYLFKEIKNLDFPTVPRMTYADAMRDYGNDKPDTRFEMKFVDLTDTVKGQGFPVFDNAEVVLGINAITCAAYTRKQLDELTDFVKRPQIGATGLIYARVEADGLVKSSVDKFYSQDELRKWSTALNANPGDLLLLLAGPEVKTRKALSELRLEMGQRLGLRAKDTFSPLWVVDFPLLEFLEEEGRYFAMHHPFTSPKPDDLALLDNPATIGQARANAYDLVINGVEVGGGSIRIHDRAVQARMFGLLGFSPEEAQAQFGFLLDAFEYGAPPHGGIAFGFDRLCSLFGGADSIRDFIAFPKNNSGRDVMIDSPSPISGAQLKELSIKTDVVAK, from the coding sequence ATGCTACGAACCCATACCTGCGGCGAATTGCGCGCCGAACACATTGGCCAAACCGTCACGCTCTGCGGCTGGGTGCAGCGCACCCGCGACAAGGGCGGAATTGCCTGGGTGGACCTGCGCGACCGGTACGGCCTCACGCAGCTGGCCCTGGAAGAAGGTGTGGAAACAGATGCTGTGCGCGAGCAGGCGCGCCACCTAGGCCGCGAATACGTGGTGCAGGTGACCGGCCAAGTGGCCGAGCGCTACTCCAAAAACGACAAGTTGCCCACCGGTGATATTGAAATCCGGGTCGAAAAACTCGACGTACTTAACCCCGCCAAGCTGCCGCCCTTCCTGATTGAGGACGACACCGACGGCGGCGACGACCTGCGGATGAAGTACCGCTACCTCGACCTGCGCCGCAACCCCGTGCGCAACAACCTGATGCTGCGCCACCGCATGGCCCAGGCCGTGCGCCGCTACCTCGACGGCCAAGACTTCATCGAAGTCGAAACCCCGGTGCTCATCAAAAGTACGCCCGAGGGGGCCCGCGATTTTGTGGTGCCCTCGCGCATGAACCCCGGCGAGTTCTACGCCCTGCCGCAGTCGCCCCAAACCTTCAAGCAGCTGCTGATGGTGTCGGGCTTCGACCGCTACTTCCAGATTGTGAAGTGCTTCCGCGACGAAGACCTGCGCGCCGACCGCCAGCCTGAGTTCACGCAGATTGACTGCGAGATGTCCTTCGTGACCCAGGAAGACATCCTGAACACCTTCGAGGGCCTGGTACGCTACCTGTTCAAGGAAATCAAAAACCTCGATTTCCCCACCGTGCCCCGCATGACCTACGCCGACGCCATGCGCGACTACGGCAACGACAAGCCCGACACGCGCTTCGAAATGAAGTTCGTGGACCTGACCGATACGGTAAAGGGCCAGGGCTTCCCGGTGTTCGATAACGCCGAGGTGGTGCTGGGCATCAACGCCATCACCTGCGCCGCCTATACCCGCAAGCAGCTCGACGAGCTGACCGACTTCGTGAAGCGCCCGCAAATCGGGGCCACCGGCCTCATCTACGCCCGCGTGGAAGCCGACGGCCTGGTGAAATCGTCGGTCGACAAGTTCTACTCGCAGGACGAGCTGCGCAAGTGGAGCACCGCCCTGAACGCCAACCCCGGCGACCTGCTGCTGTTGCTGGCGGGCCCCGAGGTCAAAACCCGCAAGGCCCTGAGCGAGCTGCGCCTCGAAATGGGCCAGCGCCTGGGCCTGCGCGCCAAAGACACGTTCTCGCCGCTGTGGGTGGTCGATTTCCCGTTGCTCGAATTCCTCGAAGAGGAGGGCCGCTACTTCGCCATGCACCACCCCTTCACCTCGCCCAAGCCCGACGACCTGGCTCTGCTCGACAACCCCGCCACTATCGGCCAGGCCCGCGCCAATGCCTACGACCTGGTAATCAACGGCGTGGAAGTGGGCGGCGGCTCCATCCGCATCCACGACCGGGCGGTGCAAGCCCGCATGTTCGGCCTACTCGGCTTCTCGCCCGAAGAGGCCCAGGCCCAGTTCGGTTTCCTGCTCGACGCCTTCGAGTACGGGGCCCCGCCTCACGGCGGCATCGCCTTCGGCTTCGACCGCCTCTGCTCCCTCTTCGGCGGGGCCGACTCCATCCGCGACTTCATTGCCTTCCCCAAAAACAACTCCGGCCGCGACGTGATGATTGACTCGCCCTCGCCCATCTCCGGGGCCCAGTTGAAGGAGCTGAGCATTAAAACGGACGTGGTAGCAAAGTAG
- a CDS encoding NADH-quinone oxidoreductase subunit J family protein, whose translation MSLFFFLTFVALLSALGVVLAKNPVHSVLFLILTFFTLSGHYLLLNAQFLAAVNIIVYAGAIMVLFLFVIMFLNLNNATEPQKPLLAKAAATLAGGMLLLIMVAAMRNVEPASYDPATFNSQIGMVDKLGIVLFQQYQLPFELASILLLAAMVGSVMLGKRETGERNF comes from the coding sequence ATGTCCCTATTTTTCTTCCTTACGTTTGTGGCCCTGTTGAGCGCGCTGGGCGTGGTGCTGGCTAAAAACCCGGTGCACAGCGTGTTGTTCCTCATCCTCACGTTCTTCACGCTTTCGGGCCACTACCTACTGCTAAACGCGCAGTTCCTGGCCGCCGTGAATATCATCGTGTACGCCGGGGCCATTATGGTGCTGTTCCTGTTCGTCATCATGTTCCTGAACCTGAACAACGCCACCGAGCCCCAAAAACCGTTATTAGCCAAAGCAGCCGCCACCCTCGCCGGTGGCATGTTGCTGCTGATAATGGTAGCTGCCATGCGCAACGTGGAGCCCGCCAGCTATGACCCCGCTACTTTCAACTCACAAATTGGCATGGTTGATAAGTTAGGTATAGTATTATTTCAGCAGTACCAGCTACCCTTTGAGTTGGCCTCCATTCTTCTGCTGGCCGCCATGGTCGGCTCGGTGATGCTAGGCAAGCGCGAAACGGGCGAGCGGAACTTCTAG
- a CDS encoding NuoI/complex I 23 kDa subunit family protein, translating to MQSLSNRAKILEKKPMTLAERAYLPAIFQGLSITLRHFFTKKATIRYPEETRPFSPVFRGLHVLKRDEQGRERCTACGLCAVACPAEAITMVAGERKKGEQNLYREEKYAVSYEINMLRCIFCGLCEEACPKAAVYLQADKMAPPRFERDEFIYGKDRLVEPVSPETRSKRGIQLTAEQADKLRTQLA from the coding sequence ATGCAATCCCTCAGCAACCGCGCTAAAATTCTGGAAAAAAAGCCCATGACGCTCGCCGAGCGGGCTTACCTGCCAGCTATTTTCCAGGGCTTGAGCATCACGCTGCGCCACTTCTTCACCAAGAAGGCTACCATCCGCTATCCGGAGGAGACGCGGCCGTTCTCGCCCGTGTTCCGGGGCCTGCACGTGCTGAAGCGCGACGAGCAGGGCCGCGAGCGGTGCACGGCCTGCGGCCTGTGCGCCGTGGCCTGCCCCGCCGAGGCCATTACGATGGTGGCCGGCGAGCGCAAAAAGGGCGAGCAGAACCTCTACCGCGAGGAAAAATACGCCGTCAGCTACGAAATCAACATGTTGCGCTGCATCTTCTGCGGCCTCTGCGAAGAGGCTTGCCCGAAGGCGGCCGTGTATCTTCAGGCCGACAAAATGGCGCCGCCACGCTTCGAGCGCGACGAGTTCATCTACGGCAAAGACCGGCTGGTGGAGCCCGTGTCGCCGGAAACCCGCTCTAAGCGTGGCATCCAGCTCACGGCCGAGCAGGCCGATAAATTGCGCACCCAACTGGCCTAG
- the nuoH gene encoding NADH-quinone oxidoreductase subunit NuoH, with product MTFETLGWQGLVILVIFGLSLLIATYCTYAERVIAAFMQDRVGPDRAGPYGLAQPLADAVKMFTKEEFFPGGASKALFTFGPCLAMTTALMSSAVIPFGNAVQFGSTVVHLQGIEINVGMLYIFGVVSLGVYGVMIGGWASNNKFSLLGAIRAASQNISYELAMGLALIAVLMISGTLSLREITFQQASDAPFVWRDIFNWNIMKQPLGFIIFLVCAFAETNRTPFDLPECETELVGGYHTEYSSMKLGLYLFSEYINIFVVSAVMSVLYFGGFNFPFQYEFRDWLASSRGLELVTAQNIITVLGAVGLFAKIFAFIFFFMWVRWTLPRFRYDQLMRLGWTILIPLAIFNILLTGSLITFGIIK from the coding sequence ATGACTTTTGAAACCCTGGGCTGGCAAGGCCTCGTCATCCTGGTCATCTTCGGCCTTTCGCTGCTGATTGCCACTTACTGCACCTACGCCGAGCGCGTGATTGCCGCCTTTATGCAGGACCGGGTGGGCCCCGACCGCGCGGGCCCCTACGGCCTGGCCCAGCCCTTGGCCGACGCCGTGAAAATGTTTACGAAGGAAGAATTTTTTCCAGGCGGGGCCAGCAAAGCTTTGTTCACCTTCGGGCCTTGCCTGGCCATGACCACGGCCCTGATGTCATCGGCCGTAATTCCGTTTGGCAACGCGGTGCAGTTTGGCAGCACGGTAGTGCACTTGCAGGGCATCGAAATCAATGTGGGAATGCTCTACATATTCGGCGTTGTGTCGCTGGGCGTGTACGGCGTTATGATTGGCGGCTGGGCTTCGAACAACAAGTTTTCGCTGCTAGGGGCCATTCGCGCCGCTTCGCAGAATATTAGCTACGAGCTGGCCATGGGCCTGGCGCTCATCGCCGTGCTGATGATTTCGGGCACGCTGTCGCTACGCGAAATCACCTTCCAGCAAGCTTCGGACGCACCCTTTGTGTGGCGAGACATCTTTAACTGGAACATCATGAAACAGCCACTGGGCTTCATCATTTTCCTGGTCTGCGCGTTCGCTGAAACCAACCGGACGCCTTTCGATCTGCCCGAGTGCGAAACCGAGTTAGTGGGCGGCTACCACACTGAGTATAGCTCGATGAAACTGGGCCTGTACCTGTTCTCGGAGTACATCAACATCTTCGTGGTGTCGGCTGTGATGAGCGTGTTGTACTTCGGCGGGTTTAACTTCCCGTTCCAGTACGAATTCCGCGACTGGCTTGCCTCGTCGCGCGGCCTGGAATTGGTTACGGCGCAGAACATCATCACCGTGCTGGGCGCGGTGGGGCTGTTTGCTAAGATTTTTGCCTTTATCTTTTTCTTCATGTGGGTGCGGTGGACGCTGCCGCGCTTCCGCTACGACCAGCTGATGCGCCTGGGCTGGACGATTCTCATTCCCCTTGCCATCTTCAACATCCTGCTCACGGGCAGCCTGATTACGTTCGGCATTATTAAATAG
- a CDS encoding 2Fe-2S iron-sulfur cluster-binding protein codes for MAKITFDGIEVEVPDGTTILNAARKIGGGVVPPAMCYYTPLKGSGGKCRACLVRVAAGSAKDPRPMPKLVASCITPVQDGMVVENTTSQQVLDVRKGIVEMLLINHPLDCPVCDQAGECDLQNFAFEHGVSTTRYEEERRTFEKIDIGPYVQLHMTRCILCYRCVYTADQLTDGRVHGVLGRGDASEIGTYIDKIIDNDFSGNVIDVCPVGALTDKTFRFKQRVWFTKPMSAHRECSHEKCNGHVTLWYKGKDVMRVTARKDEYGEVKEWICNECRFDKKETADWVLEGPAHVDRSSVISQGHYELPVVNPQIIADLPESTIRDLQQNPPLKLGGLNG; via the coding sequence ATGGCTAAAATTACGTTCGACGGCATTGAAGTGGAAGTGCCCGATGGCACCACCATCCTCAACGCAGCCCGCAAAATTGGGGGCGGTGTGGTGCCGCCCGCCATGTGCTACTACACCCCGCTGAAGGGCAGCGGCGGCAAGTGTCGCGCCTGTTTGGTGCGCGTAGCCGCCGGCTCGGCGAAGGACCCGCGCCCCATGCCCAAGCTGGTGGCCTCGTGCATTACGCCGGTACAGGATGGCATGGTGGTGGAAAACACGACCAGCCAGCAGGTGCTCGATGTGCGCAAGGGCATCGTGGAAATGCTACTCATCAACCATCCGCTCGATTGCCCGGTGTGCGACCAGGCCGGCGAGTGCGACTTGCAAAACTTCGCCTTCGAGCACGGCGTGAGCACCACGCGCTATGAAGAGGAGCGCCGCACGTTCGAGAAGATCGACATCGGGCCCTATGTGCAGTTGCACATGACGCGCTGCATCCTGTGCTACCGCTGCGTGTACACCGCCGACCAGCTTACCGATGGCCGCGTGCACGGTGTACTAGGCCGGGGCGATGCTTCGGAAATTGGCACATACATCGACAAAATTATTGACAACGACTTCAGCGGCAACGTCATCGACGTGTGCCCCGTGGGGGCCCTGACCGACAAAACATTCCGCTTCAAGCAGCGCGTGTGGTTCACAAAGCCCATGAGCGCGCACCGTGAATGCAGCCACGAGAAGTGCAACGGCCACGTAACGCTCTGGTACAAGGGTAAAGATGTGATGCGCGTAACGGCCCGCAAGGACGAGTACGGCGAAGTGAAAGAGTGGATTTGCAACGAGTGCCGCTTCGATAAAAAAGAAACGGCCGATTGGGTATTAGAGGGCCCCGCGCACGTCGACCGCTCTTCGGTTATCTCGCAAGGCCACTACGAACTGCCAGTGGTAAACCCGCAGATCATTGCCGATTTGCCCGAGAGCACCATCCGCGACCTTCAGCAAAACCCACCGCTGAAACTAGGCGGCTTGAACGGCTAA
- the nuoF gene encoding NADH-quinone oxidoreductase subunit NuoF, translating to MGRKLLTEHINVEGIETFEVYRKHGGYRAVEKALKTMTPDEVVDEVKKSGLRGRGGAGFPTGLKWSFLAKPEGVPRYLVCNADESEPGTFKDRYLMSKLPHLLIEGMIAGSYALGARTSYIYIRGELLYVLRILEKAIAEAYAAGFLGENILGSGYSLDLHVHPGAGAYICGEETALLESLEGKRGNPRNKPPFPAVQGLYARPTVVNNVESIASVVPILNEGGDEYAKLGVGKSTGTKLFSACGHLNKPGIYELELGLPVEEFIYSDEYCGGIWKGRELKAVVAGGSSVPILPKELILKTAAGENRLMTYESLSDGGFVTGTMLGSGGFIAMDETTCIVKNTWNFSRFYHHESCGQCSPCREGTGWLEKVLHRLEHGHGSMHDIDLVVSVAKQIEGNTICPLGEAAAWPVAAAVRHFRDEFEWHVKHPHEATQPGAVYRGAGVLA from the coding sequence ATGGGACGCAAGCTCTTAACTGAACACATTAACGTCGAAGGCATCGAGACCTTTGAGGTGTACCGCAAGCACGGCGGCTACCGCGCCGTGGAAAAAGCCCTGAAAACTATGACCCCCGATGAGGTGGTGGATGAGGTAAAGAAATCGGGCCTGCGCGGACGCGGCGGTGCCGGCTTCCCCACCGGCCTGAAGTGGAGCTTTTTAGCCAAGCCAGAAGGCGTACCGCGCTACCTCGTCTGCAACGCCGACGAATCGGAGCCCGGCACCTTTAAGGACCGTTACCTGATGTCGAAGTTGCCGCACCTGCTCATTGAGGGCATGATTGCGGGCAGCTACGCTCTGGGGGCCCGGACGAGCTACATCTACATCCGCGGCGAGTTGCTGTACGTGTTGCGCATTTTGGAAAAGGCCATTGCCGAGGCTTACGCCGCGGGTTTCCTGGGAGAAAACATCCTGGGCTCGGGCTATTCGCTTGATTTGCACGTGCACCCGGGCGCCGGCGCCTACATCTGCGGCGAGGAAACCGCTTTGCTGGAATCGTTGGAAGGTAAGCGCGGCAACCCGCGCAACAAGCCGCCATTTCCGGCTGTGCAGGGCCTCTACGCCCGCCCTACCGTGGTGAACAACGTGGAAAGTATTGCCTCGGTGGTGCCCATCCTTAATGAAGGAGGCGATGAATATGCGAAGTTGGGCGTGGGCAAAAGCACGGGTACCAAACTGTTTTCGGCCTGCGGCCACCTAAATAAGCCCGGCATCTACGAGCTGGAGTTAGGTCTGCCGGTGGAGGAATTTATCTACTCCGACGAGTACTGCGGCGGCATCTGGAAAGGCCGCGAGCTGAAGGCCGTGGTGGCCGGCGGCTCGTCAGTGCCGATTCTGCCTAAGGAGCTAATCCTGAAGACCGCGGCCGGCGAGAACCGCCTGATGACTTATGAGTCGCTCAGCGATGGCGGCTTTGTAACGGGCACCATGCTGGGCTCGGGCGGCTTCATCGCGATGGACGAAACCACGTGCATCGTGAAGAATACCTGGAATTTCTCCCGCTTTTACCACCATGAAAGCTGCGGCCAGTGCTCGCCCTGCCGCGAAGGCACCGGCTGGCTGGAGAAAGTGCTGCACCGCCTGGAGCACGGCCATGGCTCAATGCACGACATTGACTTGGTGGTGAGCGTGGCCAAGCAGATTGAGGGCAACACCATCTGCCCGCTGGGCGAAGCTGCGGCCTGGCCAGTGGCCGCCGCCGTGCGCCACTTTCGCGACGAATTTGAGTGGCACGTGAAGCATCCGCACGAGGCCACCCAGCCGGGGGCCGTGTATCGGGGCGCGGGCGTGCTAGCCTAA
- a CDS encoding NADH-quinone oxidoreductase subunit NuoE family protein, whose amino-acid sequence MAPTTAPSKLQFSPAGQTEIERLLTHYPADRSKSVLLPVLHIAQAEFGGWVSPEVQDLVAETLGIRPIEVYEVATFYTMYNLKPVGRHVLEICRTGPCMLRGSDELTANLERITGAKVGETSPDGNFTLKEVECLAACGFAPVVQVREQYYESLDTTEAVDAMLNDLRAQIHRPILPWEMLGEVHSQQQQ is encoded by the coding sequence ATGGCCCCCACAACTGCCCCATCCAAGCTGCAATTCTCGCCCGCCGGGCAGACGGAAATCGAGCGCTTGCTTACCCACTACCCTGCCGACCGTAGCAAATCGGTGCTGTTACCGGTTTTGCACATTGCGCAGGCCGAGTTTGGTGGCTGGGTCAGCCCTGAAGTGCAGGACCTGGTAGCTGAAACGTTGGGCATCCGCCCGATTGAGGTGTACGAAGTAGCTACTTTCTACACCATGTACAACCTCAAGCCCGTGGGCAGGCACGTGCTGGAAATCTGCCGCACGGGGCCCTGCATGCTGCGCGGCTCCGACGAGTTGACGGCCAACCTGGAGCGCATCACCGGCGCGAAAGTGGGCGAAACTTCGCCCGATGGCAATTTCACATTGAAGGAAGTGGAATGCCTGGCCGCCTGCGGCTTCGCCCCCGTGGTGCAGGTGCGTGAGCAGTACTACGAAAGCCTCGACACAACCGAGGCGGTAGATGCCATGCTCAACGACCTGCGCGCCCAGATTCACCGGCCCATTTTGCCGTGGGAAATGCTGGGCGAGGTGCACTCGCAGCAACAGCAATAA
- a CDS encoding NADH-quinone oxidoreductase subunit D: MHNDFNQELTTLNLGPTHPATHGIFQNILQMDGERIVSGVPTIGYIHRAFEKIAERRPFYQITTLTDRMNYCSSPINNLGWHMTVEKMLGVTVPKRAQYMRVIMMELARISDHLICNSILGVDTGAFTGFLYLFQEREKIYEIYEEVCGARLTTNMGRVGGMERDFTPVAIEKLRAWLKSFPAIMKEFESMFNRNRIFMDRVVNVGPISAEKALSYGFTGPNLRAAGVDYDVRVMNPYSSYEDFEFDIPVGTNGDTYDRFMVRNEEIWQSLRIINQALDRLPEGPYHADAPHYYLPPKQEVYKNMEALIYHFKIVMGEIDAPVGEVYHSVEGGNGELGFYLVSDGGRTPYRLHFRRPCFIYYQAYPEMAVGTTLSDAIVILSSMNVIAGELDA, encoded by the coding sequence ATGCACAACGACTTCAACCAGGAGCTGACGACCCTGAACCTGGGGCCCACGCACCCGGCTACGCACGGCATTTTCCAGAACATCCTGCAGATGGATGGCGAGCGGATTGTGTCGGGCGTGCCCACCATTGGCTACATCCACCGCGCGTTCGAGAAAATTGCTGAACGCCGCCCGTTCTATCAGATTACGACCCTGACCGACCGGATGAACTACTGCTCCAGCCCCATCAATAACTTGGGCTGGCACATGACGGTAGAGAAAATGCTGGGCGTAACCGTGCCCAAGCGCGCCCAGTACATGCGGGTGATTATGATGGAATTGGCTCGCATTTCCGATCATCTCATCTGTAACTCCATCCTGGGCGTGGACACAGGGGCCTTCACCGGCTTCCTGTACTTGTTTCAGGAGCGGGAGAAGATTTACGAGATTTACGAAGAGGTGTGCGGGGCCCGCCTCACCACCAACATGGGCCGCGTGGGCGGCATGGAACGCGACTTCACGCCGGTGGCCATTGAGAAGCTGCGGGCCTGGCTGAAGTCCTTCCCGGCCATTATGAAGGAGTTCGAATCCATGTTTAACCGCAACCGCATCTTCATGGACCGGGTGGTGAACGTGGGGCCCATCTCGGCCGAAAAAGCGCTGAGCTACGGCTTTACGGGCCCTAACCTGCGAGCGGCGGGCGTCGACTACGACGTACGGGTGATGAACCCGTACTCGTCGTACGAAGACTTCGAGTTCGATATACCGGTGGGTACCAACGGCGACACGTACGACCGCTTCATGGTGCGCAACGAGGAGATTTGGCAGAGCCTGCGCATCATCAACCAAGCGCTCGATAGGTTGCCTGAGGGGCCCTACCACGCCGATGCGCCGCACTACTACCTGCCCCCCAAGCAGGAAGTGTACAAGAATATGGAGGCCCTGATCTACCACTTCAAAATTGTGATGGGCGAAATCGACGCCCCCGTGGGCGAAGTGTACCATTCGGTGGAAGGCGGCAACGGCGAGCTGGGATTTTACTTGGTGTCGGACGGTGGGCGCACGCCCTACCGGTTGCACTTTCGCCGCCCGTGCTTTATTTACTACCAAGCGTATCCGGAGATGGCCGTAGGTACGACGCTCTCCGACGCCATCGTGATTCTGTCGTCAATGAACGTGATTGCCGGCGAGTTGGACGCTTAG